A stretch of the Lytechinus variegatus isolate NC3 chromosome 5, Lvar_3.0, whole genome shotgun sequence genome encodes the following:
- the LOC121415074 gene encoding oxytocin receptor-like → MDGLPSSIYTTFVLFIQVIAPLFIMFAAYTAIFAKIRRESSKGLSINDAEDNLSQQHKARSRLFMRAQQRTLRMIITIFLAFVVNWTPYVLAAMKYTWHHTDHPDTQSMRIVYETAFLFGLSNSCFNPLVYGCCNLHYFDSFCASCCAVFIGRPDSSLTDHKTSTYTMRWSMKSSPTAKQGYGHHHPHHNNSVNRHGNHNQGSSNNQWIKGRLLTEGAVSSTSQVTVS, encoded by the exons TACAACCTTCGTGCTCTTCATACAGGTCATTGCTCCTCTCTTCATCATGTTCGCCGCTTACACCGCCATCTTTGCTAAAATAAGGAGAGAAAGTTCCAAAG GATTAAGCATTAACGATGCTGAAGACAACCTTTCTCAACAACACAAAGCTCGATCACGCCTGTTCATGCGTGCTCAACAACGGACATTGCGaatgatcatcaccatctttCTCGCGTTTGTCGTGAACTGGACCCCTTACGTACTGGCTGCCATGAAATACACGTGGCACCACACTGATCATCCCGACACTCAATCTATGCGGATCGTTTACGAGACAGCGTTTCTCTTCGGACTCTCCAACTCCTGCTTCAATCCTTTAGTCTACGGATGCTGCAACCTGCACTACTTCGATAGCTTCTGCGCCTCCTGCTGCGCCGTGTTCATCGGCCGCCCCGACTCCAGCCTGACAGACCATAAGACGTCGACGTACACCATGAGATGGTCGATGAAGTCGAGCCCGACGGCCAAGCAAGGATACggccatcatcatcctcatcataacAACAGTGTGAATCGACACGGCAACCATAATCAGGGATCTAGTAACAACCAGTGGATTAAAGGAAGGTTACTCACAGAGGGCGCTGTATCAA GTACTTCTCAAGTAACAGTTTCCTGA